One window of Triticum dicoccoides isolate Atlit2015 ecotype Zavitan chromosome 5A, WEW_v2.0, whole genome shotgun sequence genomic DNA carries:
- the LOC119299694 gene encoding aspartyl protease AED1-like has product MASTQRQGSLGPCLVVFALLSGCTLAATSPRYLSVGLDELISSKARVSCYDPDTHTVAPSGNKLAIHPACSSGSDFQQAGLQNDILLHDSARLTTLLQRSALASSNDMVMAPAPDIGRIPWPSVAAPAEAPSVTIPDRTGTSLDTLEFVVVVGFGTPARSSAIMFDTGSDISWIQCQPCSGHCYPQHDPIFDPTKSTTYKAVPCGTPECMAAGGQCNATTCLFSVLYGDGSSTSGVLSQETLSFSSSRTFPSFAFGCSEQNDGGFGEVDGLLGLGRGQLSLPSQAAPSFGGTFSYCLPSFNTTPGYLSIGSTPVSGNKQVQYTAMGNKPAPAYDILDTCYDFTGQSAIFIPAVSFIFSDGAVFDLNFYGIMIFPDPSKPAIGCLSFVSRPTAMSFSIVGNTQQRSTEVIYDVTAQKIGFVPFSC; this is encoded by the exons ATGGCGTCGACCCAGCGCCAGGGATCCCTCGGGCCCTGTTTGGTCGTGTTTGCCCTTCTCTCCGGCTGCACTCTGGCAGCAACTTCCCCGCGCTACCTCTCCGTCGGCCTCGACGAGCTCATCAGTTCCAAGGCTCGAGTCAGCTGCTATGATCCCGACACACATACAG TTGCGCCGTCTGGAAACAAGCTCGCCATCCATCCCGCTTGCAGCAGCGGGTCCGACTTCCAGCAGGCAGGGCTCCAGAACGACATCCTCCTCCACGACAGTGCCCGTCTGACCACCCTGCTCCAGCGGTCAGCCTTGGCTTCTTCAAACGACATGGTCATGGCTCCAGCTCCCGACATCGGCCGTATTCCGTGGCCGTCTGTCGCGGCACCAGCAGAGGCGCCATCCGTGACCATCCCGGACCGAACGGGGACTTCCCTCGACACGCTGGAGTTCGTCGTGGTTGTCGGTTTCGGGACGCCGGCGCGGTCGTCCGCCATAATGTTCGACACCGGCAGCGACATATCGTGGATCCAGTGCCAGCCCTGCTCCGGCCACTGCTACCCGCAGCACGACCCCATCTTCGACCCCACCAAGTCGACCACCTACAAGGCCGTGCCCTGCGGAACGCCGGAGTGCATGGCCGCCGGCGGCCAGTGCAACGCCACCACCTGCCTGTTTTCCGTCCTCTACGGCGATGGCTCGTCCACGTCCGGCGTCCTCTCCCAAGAGACGCTGTCCTTCTCCTCCTCTCGCACGTTCCCCAGCTTCGCTTTCGGATGCAGCGAGCAAAACGACGGCGGGTTCGGCGAGGTGGACGGGCTCCTCGGCCTTGGCCGTGGCCAGCTCTCCCTACCCTCACAGGCCGCTCCGTCGTTTGGCGGCACCTTCTCATACTGCCTCCCGTCGTTCAACACCACGCCTGGGTACCTCAGCATCGGCTCCACGCCGGTCTCCGGTAACAAGCAGGTCCAGTACACGGCGATG GGGAACAAGCCGGCGCCGGCATACGACATCCTCGACACGTGCTATGACTTCACCGGCCAGAGCGCCATCTTCATACCGGCGGTGTCCTTCATATTCAGCGACGGCGCCGTGTTCGACCTTAACTTCTACGGGATCATGATCTTCCCAGACCCAAGCAAGCCGGCCATCGGGTGCCTCTCGTTCGTCTCGAGGCCGACGGCCATGTCATTCAGCATTGTCGGCAACACACAGCAGCGGTCGACGGAGGTGATCTACGATGTTACAGCGCAGAAGATCGGTTTTGTCCCGTTCAGTTGCTGA